A section of the Leptospira kobayashii genome encodes:
- a CDS encoding LIMLP_15305 family protein, which yields MDQAWLQSTLERFQSEEGPVRKFLKETSLFAEAFANQEFDKTNELVRKEITNKLSSFKESFRKLEENFVVKAQIQNIGKTTPALNTLERVLMKISSAGFGLNGLGSGFKATTAELESLLKHDFGILEKLGQLELDVTQKLSTWFSENPESAIQNVVTSIEGIEKEFEARNNIFLKK from the coding sequence ATGGACCAAGCATGGTTGCAATCAACGCTCGAACGTTTCCAATCGGAAGAAGGACCCGTTCGTAAATTTTTAAAAGAAACTTCTCTTTTTGCAGAAGCATTTGCCAATCAGGAATTCGATAAAACAAATGAATTGGTTCGAAAAGAAATTACAAATAAACTTTCCAGCTTCAAAGAATCTTTTCGTAAACTGGAAGAGAATTTCGTAGTAAAAGCGCAAATCCAAAACATCGGAAAAACAACGCCTGCTTTGAATACCTTGGAACGGGTGTTAATGAAAATTTCATCCGCCGGTTTCGGGCTGAACGGATTGGGAAGCGGATTCAAAGCAACCACTGCAGAATTGGAATCATTATTAAAACATGATTTTGGAATTTTGGAAAAATTGGGACAGTTGGAATTGGACGTGACTCAGAAACTTTCCACTTGGTTTTCCGAAAACCCGGAATCGGCGATTCAAAATGTAGTTACTTCGATCGAAGGAATCGAAAAAGAATTCGAAGCAAGAAACAACATTTTTCTAAAGAAATAA
- a CDS encoding SPFH domain-containing protein yields the protein MALIDRIKFEGKPNEIVWKYPSDEISTAGQLIVDEGLEAVFFKEGKALDTFGSGTHTLKTGNIPILEALVNLPFGGKTPFTAEVYYINKGIFAMKWGTNTPIPLEDPKYKIVLNIRAFGDYKFRIKDSKPFLINVVKAGNRTTNEAIDEFLKPNIVRSIGDFISEVILNNNTSVVEINKYRDESSTAGRVKLSPEFEKYGLELTEFNVSSVNFDQQDPNYQRIQKIITDKFEIDTLGDKYQQKKMFDIGQASAENQGQGGGAMGAGMGMGMGMNMGQMMGNMMNQNSQNQGQAAPAANDPAARIAKLKGLLDQGLITAEEFETKKKEILSSI from the coding sequence ATGGCATTGATAGATCGGATAAAATTTGAAGGAAAGCCGAATGAAATCGTTTGGAAATACCCCTCGGACGAAATCAGCACTGCGGGACAATTGATCGTAGATGAAGGACTCGAAGCGGTATTTTTCAAAGAAGGAAAGGCGCTGGATACATTCGGTTCGGGAACCCATACTTTAAAAACGGGAAATATTCCGATCCTGGAAGCGTTGGTCAATCTTCCTTTCGGAGGAAAAACTCCTTTCACCGCCGAAGTATATTATATCAACAAAGGTATCTTTGCAATGAAATGGGGAACCAACACCCCCATTCCTTTGGAAGATCCGAAATATAAAATCGTTCTCAATATACGGGCGTTTGGTGATTATAAATTTAGAATCAAAGACTCCAAACCGTTCTTAATCAATGTTGTGAAAGCCGGAAACAGAACTACCAACGAAGCGATCGATGAATTTTTAAAACCGAATATTGTTCGCAGTATCGGAGATTTTATTTCCGAAGTCATTCTGAACAATAATACTTCCGTTGTGGAGATTAATAAGTACCGGGACGAAAGTTCCACTGCGGGAAGAGTAAAACTATCTCCGGAATTCGAAAAATACGGCCTTGAACTTACCGAATTCAACGTATCTTCCGTAAATTTCGACCAACAAGATCCGAATTATCAACGAATTCAAAAAATCATCACTGACAAATTCGAAATTGATACGTTAGGTGATAAGTATCAACAGAAAAAGATGTTCGATATCGGACAGGCTTCTGCTGAAAACCAAGGCCAGGGCGGTGGCGCTATGGGTGCAGGCATGGGAATGGGTATGGGGATGAATATGGGTCAGATGATGGGGAATATGATGAACCAGAATTCACAAAACCAAGGTCAGGCGGCTCCGGCGGCAAATGATCCTGCCGCAAGAATTGCAAAACTAAAAGGTTTATTGGATCAGGGACTCATTACTGCCGAGGAATTTGAAACGAAGAAGAAGGAAATCCTTTCTTCGATATGA
- a CDS encoding DUF1501 domain-containing protein — MSINMNSYERKLFLKKSMGILAGAFMASLPAHSLFSKEAEDAEQEGEFTHSSPVKSIIFINMEGGMSHVDTLDPKANSSFSKVASTIPGINVLEPFAKTAKQFKHLGIVRSTWSEDGDHGFGQYLLNTGYRMPEGMGFPDIPHFGSVFAYSKKRNEKGSYFPSYVTMGSRSGRIGNSGFLGVPYAGFHIGNLDNPINHLVPSSGKYKDERLVRRKDILEMMNSEFGLRNNSPQLKLWSEMVKAADEFRNSSRLASFDLTKESEATKARYGTSWQGKSLLMAKRLAEKEVPFIQISIGGWDTHNNNKAQIAKIMSETDQGIAALIEDLAASGLLSQTVFFLSTEFGRTPDVGSRDGRDHHPRVWTSLLGGGPFEKGFVLGESDEKGERPAKSSEAYHLRDLISSIHYASGVDPDASLPNSFGRPFPLSPRSAKVIEDVISL; from the coding sequence ATGTCAATTAATATGAATTCATACGAAAGAAAGTTATTTCTCAAAAAAAGTATGGGGATTCTCGCGGGGGCTTTTATGGCTTCCTTACCGGCACATTCCCTGTTTTCAAAAGAGGCAGAGGACGCAGAACAGGAAGGAGAATTCACTCATAGCTCTCCGGTCAAATCCATCATATTCATCAATATGGAAGGAGGTATGAGTCATGTGGATACCTTGGATCCGAAAGCGAATAGTTCCTTTTCCAAAGTGGCATCTACCATTCCCGGAATCAATGTATTGGAACCCTTTGCCAAAACGGCCAAACAATTCAAACACCTAGGAATTGTTAGGAGCACTTGGAGTGAAGACGGAGATCATGGGTTCGGGCAATATCTCTTAAACACAGGTTATCGTATGCCGGAAGGAATGGGATTTCCCGACATTCCTCATTTCGGATCGGTGTTTGCTTATTCCAAAAAGAGAAATGAAAAAGGTTCTTATTTTCCTTCCTACGTTACGATGGGAAGTCGAAGCGGACGGATCGGAAATTCCGGCTTTTTGGGTGTTCCCTATGCGGGTTTTCATATCGGCAACCTGGACAATCCTATCAATCATTTGGTTCCTTCGTCCGGAAAATACAAAGACGAAAGACTGGTTCGAAGAAAGGACATTTTGGAAATGATGAATTCAGAGTTCGGACTTAGAAACAATTCTCCTCAATTGAAACTTTGGTCCGAGATGGTGAAAGCTGCGGATGAATTTAGAAATTCTTCACGACTCGCCAGCTTTGATCTTACCAAAGAATCCGAAGCAACTAAGGCTCGTTATGGCACAAGCTGGCAAGGTAAATCATTGCTAATGGCGAAAAGATTGGCCGAAAAAGAAGTTCCTTTCATTCAAATATCCATCGGTGGTTGGGATACGCATAATAACAATAAGGCGCAAATTGCGAAAATCATGAGCGAAACGGATCAAGGCATTGCTGCATTGATTGAAGATTTGGCAGCGAGCGGTTTATTATCCCAGACTGTATTTTTCCTCAGCACTGAATTCGGACGAACTCCCGATGTGGGAAGCCGGGACGGAAGAGACCATCATCCCAGAGTTTGGACGAGCCTTCTCGGAGGAGGCCCTTTTGAAAAAGGATTTGTGTTGGGAGAATCCGACGAAAAAGGGGAAAGACCTGCCAAATCAAGCGAAGCTTATCATCTACGGGATTTGATTTCAAGCATACATTATGCTTCGGGAGTAGACCCGGACGCTTCGCTTCCGAATTCTTTCGGTAGACCGTTTCCACTTTCTCCCCGTTCGGCGAAAGTGATCGAGGATGTAATTTCTCTTTAG
- a CDS encoding DUF1553 domain-containing protein encodes MPYFKNNGKNLLPKILTISALLFSITYIVSVNTGASSSSHPLDVFYKKLSPKIKLAEDSVVLRRLALHLKGTIPSPAELGDFASSDPEARVINYSINYLRDPGFAEYWGMKFASLFRDKTKTRKAPTGAFYKYLADSLHSNKPYDVLVGEMMNSQGNLAENPATGFYIRDNADPLQVAEYVGRLFYAKRVGCARCHDHPFIKDFTRRDYYAVAAFFSQQFVQDWSFDSDKFKGQDVAYVPRELEEHLPTADLKTLQDKNNEWYRENWNKWTEEERKAYQKKHELKYVTLYNQPKLGLRFPHTDDAPGGDLVRPKFLDGTEPKLKPGEDRRKVFSNWLTDRKNDRFRKVIINRIWTELMGWSFFTPLDDWNADTKLQGEEILNHLDQVFVKQEYRIKDLILYIVSSDAYARSYPAPKDPDPEDSIRYFASQRLNPDQLLNSLIKASNTLSLSGIWERKIVPLDDLGNLESIDLSGMGTVRTPKDQPKDITTAIEVERPAPYHSFLAVFGSGSRTDIDDDFSEITIEQVLTLLNGRVTGKITWDFGGNDSFPKKKFDETKSMTKTMDHIYFTLLGRHMHKSEQDVLIKQLLKPDNVYDREILQDLSWAILNSQEFLHVN; translated from the coding sequence ATGCCCTACTTTAAAAATAATGGAAAGAATTTATTACCTAAAATTTTAACCATATCGGCTTTGCTATTTTCAATAACGTACATTGTATCTGTAAATACAGGAGCATCTTCCAGTTCGCATCCTTTGGATGTTTTTTATAAAAAATTATCTCCGAAAATAAAACTCGCCGAAGATTCCGTCGTATTGCGTAGGTTAGCTCTTCATTTGAAAGGAACCATTCCTTCTCCTGCCGAGCTCGGTGATTTTGCTTCTTCCGATCCGGAAGCCAGAGTAATCAATTACTCGATCAATTATCTGCGCGATCCGGGATTTGCGGAATACTGGGGAATGAAATTCGCATCTTTATTCAGAGATAAAACAAAAACAAGAAAGGCTCCGACCGGAGCATTTTACAAGTATTTGGCGGATTCGCTTCATTCGAATAAACCCTATGATGTGCTGGTAGGGGAAATGATGAATTCACAAGGCAATCTTGCGGAAAACCCTGCAACAGGATTCTATATCAGGGATAATGCCGATCCTTTGCAGGTGGCCGAATACGTAGGTCGCCTGTTTTATGCTAAACGAGTCGGATGCGCCAGATGTCATGATCATCCCTTTATCAAGGATTTTACCAGAAGGGATTATTATGCGGTGGCAGCCTTTTTCAGCCAACAGTTTGTACAGGATTGGTCCTTTGATTCGGATAAATTCAAAGGCCAGGATGTAGCTTATGTTCCGAGAGAATTAGAGGAACATTTACCGACTGCGGATCTGAAAACTTTGCAAGACAAAAATAACGAATGGTATCGTGAAAATTGGAACAAGTGGACGGAAGAGGAGAGGAAGGCATATCAAAAGAAACATGAACTCAAATACGTCACACTTTACAACCAACCGAAGTTGGGTTTACGTTTTCCCCATACGGATGACGCTCCCGGAGGAGATTTGGTTCGTCCGAAATTTTTAGACGGGACGGAACCGAAATTAAAACCGGGAGAAGATAGAAGAAAGGTTTTTTCGAATTGGCTAACGGATAGAAAGAATGACCGTTTTCGAAAAGTCATAATCAATCGCATTTGGACCGAGCTGATGGGATGGAGCTTCTTCACTCCGTTAGACGATTGGAATGCGGACACGAAACTACAAGGCGAAGAAATTTTAAATCATCTGGATCAGGTATTTGTAAAGCAGGAATACAGAATCAAGGATTTGATTTTATACATCGTCTCTTCAGACGCGTATGCGCGCTCTTATCCGGCGCCGAAAGATCCCGATCCCGAGGATTCCATCCGTTATTTTGCATCTCAAAGATTGAATCCCGATCAATTATTAAACTCCTTGATCAAAGCTTCAAATACTTTGTCGCTAAGTGGAATTTGGGAAAGAAAGATCGTTCCTTTGGATGATTTGGGAAATTTGGAATCCATCGATCTATCGGGAATGGGAACGGTTCGTACTCCGAAAGATCAACCCAAAGACATCACGACCGCTATCGAAGTGGAACGCCCCGCACCTTATCATAGTTTTTTAGCAGTATTCGGATCAGGTTCCAGAACGGATATAGATGATGACTTTTCTGAAATTACAATTGAACAGGTGTTAACTCTATTAAACGGACGGGTTACCGGAAAGATCACCTGGGATTTTGGAGGAAACGATTCTTTCCCCAAGAAAAAATTCGACGAAACCAAATCCATGACGAAGACGATGGATCATATTTATTTTACACTTCTCGGACGACATATGCATAAATCGGAACAGGATGTATTGATCAAACAATTACTCAAACCGGACAATGTGTACGATCGGGAAATATTGCAGGATCTTTCCTGGGCGATCTTAAATAGTCAGGAGTTTTTGCATGTCAATTAA
- a CDS encoding PAS domain S-box protein, with product MGILENFFLFDTNQIVFVEGSYNYWLVSLSVFIAIFASCISLYVLNQISLVHIKSSRYLLLTTASLALGSAVWSMHFIGMLSFDLCTKVDYNEVWTILSILPSFVASSFTLSYISKDKISFKELALGGIIVGSGIGAMHYMGMAAMDMSPKLLYDPYLFLLSLVVAITLAILALYIRFGLKDIRLQLSNPVVILLSGIVMGIAISGMHYTGMAAARFVSPEGQLIQSHESDQFFLAISVTVAILLFIGSVVLTNIFVRYKDLVQNLQASESRLRAIIETAADAVVMINTKGEIQEFNQSAEKMFGWKSNEVIGQKINMLMPNPHQTEHDNYLSNYLTTGEAKIIGAGREAHGIRKDGSLFPIRLAIGHAKLPQDDLFVGFISDITERKLIEDALKQNEERLRSFIENIPGVAYRCLVDEDWTTIFMSDAIETLAGYPASDFLQPNRVRTFSDIMHPDDKGHVSNMIQNAIYTKDTFVLNYRIIHKNGNIRWVLEYGGVVLDDQGNIKCLDGVILDNTDRKTIEEALIESKEKAEMAAIIKTTFLANMSHEIRTPMNAIIGFTEVLLSGELLDQQRKHLDTVRHSAKSLLRLLNDILNSAKLEKGAVELEEMDFSLIRLIDQIKSAMSIEAKNKGLEFIVNFDPKLDEFYKGDSLRIRQIITNLLGNAIKFTDKGFVKLSVLLDGEVLHFLIRDSGIGISKDRLEKIFDPFTQADVSMSRKYGGTGLGTTISKQLVELMRGRIWVESELGVGSIFHFTLPLVKGKVVQEKPDIEKFKLPRLKVLIVDDVYQNVELISLVLSSNQHTVGVARNGKEAVQTYLGSGSEFDLILMDIQMPEMDGLEATKKIREYEKINSLKRVPIIALSASVFEEDKISAKNAGMDGFVTKPIETEVLFREIAKILNLKLDFVSEEEEQSNSEAEEYFQFQRGIKLFGTESKYLKMLEGFFEDYKSEVNSSISLFDDKQGLRSFLHKLKGVSSNLGISKITNLLTDLEKRLVSDEIQLQDLNQLIKEFNDSFTNLTEHIRYQPNINYKNESDKPLSEEEHRLFLETLEANIFSLARGSIGETQWNKLVSLILKTKHSDSIPYLEERISQFDFESTINELNSIKEIYLG from the coding sequence ATGGGAATTCTAGAGAATTTTTTTCTTTTCGATACAAACCAAATCGTATTCGTAGAAGGGAGCTATAATTATTGGCTCGTTTCTCTTTCCGTTTTCATAGCGATTTTTGCTTCCTGTATATCTTTGTACGTACTGAATCAAATTTCTTTGGTTCATATCAAATCTTCCCGATATCTACTTTTAACAACTGCTAGTTTGGCATTGGGTAGTGCTGTCTGGTCCATGCATTTTATCGGTATGTTGTCTTTTGATCTGTGTACTAAAGTCGACTATAACGAGGTTTGGACGATTTTGTCCATTCTGCCTAGCTTTGTAGCTTCTTCTTTCACGCTTTCCTACATAAGTAAAGATAAGATTTCTTTCAAAGAACTTGCATTAGGTGGAATTATTGTGGGTTCAGGAATCGGAGCAATGCATTATATGGGCATGGCTGCGATGGATATGAGTCCTAAACTGCTTTACGATCCGTATTTATTTTTATTATCTTTGGTTGTCGCTATTACACTTGCTATCCTTGCACTTTATATCCGTTTCGGTTTAAAAGATATAAGACTCCAACTAAGCAATCCGGTTGTGATTTTACTTAGCGGGATTGTTATGGGAATTGCCATTTCAGGAATGCATTATACGGGTATGGCTGCGGCGCGTTTTGTTTCTCCCGAAGGCCAATTGATTCAAAGCCATGAATCCGATCAGTTTTTTCTGGCAATCAGCGTTACCGTTGCCATTCTTCTTTTTATCGGATCGGTTGTTCTTACGAATATATTCGTCCGTTATAAAGACTTAGTACAAAATTTGCAAGCCAGCGAATCAAGATTACGCGCTATCATCGAGACTGCGGCGGATGCGGTAGTGATGATCAATACCAAAGGCGAGATTCAGGAATTCAATCAATCCGCCGAGAAAATGTTCGGCTGGAAATCAAACGAAGTCATCGGCCAAAAAATCAATATGTTAATGCCTAACCCGCATCAGACGGAACATGACAATTACCTCTCTAATTATTTAACGACGGGAGAGGCAAAAATCATCGGTGCAGGTAGGGAAGCGCATGGAATCAGAAAGGACGGTTCTTTGTTCCCGATTCGTTTGGCAATCGGGCATGCCAAACTTCCTCAGGATGATTTGTTTGTAGGATTTATCAGTGATATTACGGAGCGAAAACTCATCGAAGATGCGCTCAAACAGAATGAAGAGAGATTGAGATCGTTTATCGAGAATATTCCGGGAGTAGCTTATCGTTGTTTGGTGGATGAGGACTGGACTACTATTTTTATGAGCGATGCCATAGAGACTCTTGCCGGTTATCCCGCATCAGATTTTTTGCAACCGAATCGTGTCAGAACTTTTTCGGATATCATGCATCCTGACGATAAGGGCCATGTTTCGAATATGATTCAGAATGCAATTTATACGAAAGATACATTTGTACTGAATTACAGAATCATACATAAAAACGGAAACATTCGTTGGGTTCTGGAATACGGTGGAGTCGTTTTGGATGACCAGGGGAACATCAAATGTTTGGACGGAGTCATCTTAGACAATACGGATCGTAAAACAATAGAAGAAGCTTTGATTGAATCAAAAGAAAAAGCGGAGATGGCGGCAATTATCAAAACCACATTTCTTGCAAATATGAGTCATGAAATTCGAACGCCGATGAATGCAATCATCGGCTTTACGGAAGTATTGTTATCCGGTGAGTTATTGGATCAACAGAGAAAACATTTGGATACGGTTCGCCATTCCGCAAAGTCTTTGTTAAGGCTTTTGAATGATATTTTGAACTCCGCAAAACTCGAAAAAGGTGCAGTCGAACTGGAAGAAATGGATTTTTCTCTGATCCGATTGATTGATCAGATCAAATCTGCAATGAGTATCGAAGCGAAAAATAAAGGCCTTGAGTTTATCGTTAATTTTGATCCGAAATTGGATGAATTTTATAAAGGAGATTCTCTCCGCATCAGACAGATCATAACGAATCTATTGGGCAATGCGATTAAGTTTACCGACAAAGGTTTTGTTAAACTGAGTGTACTTTTGGACGGAGAGGTTTTGCATTTTTTAATCAGAGATTCGGGTATCGGTATTTCCAAAGACAGATTGGAAAAAATCTTCGATCCTTTCACACAAGCGGATGTTTCCATGAGCAGAAAGTACGGTGGAACGGGCCTTGGTACTACGATTTCCAAACAATTAGTGGAATTGATGCGTGGAAGAATCTGGGTGGAAAGCGAGTTAGGTGTCGGTAGTATTTTTCATTTCACATTGCCGTTGGTAAAAGGGAAAGTGGTTCAGGAGAAACCCGATATTGAAAAATTCAAACTTCCTCGTTTGAAAGTGCTGATCGTTGATGATGTTTATCAAAATGTCGAATTGATCAGCTTGGTATTGTCTTCCAACCAACATACGGTCGGTGTTGCAAGAAACGGAAAAGAAGCAGTACAAACCTATCTTGGATCTGGATCTGAGTTTGATTTGATTTTGATGGATATCCAAATGCCTGAGATGGACGGTTTGGAAGCCACAAAGAAGATCAGGGAATATGAAAAAATAAATTCCCTGAAGCGGGTTCCCATCATCGCTTTATCCGCAAGCGTATTCGAAGAAGATAAAATTTCCGCTAAGAACGCGGGTATGGACGGATTTGTTACCAAGCCGATAGAAACGGAAGTTTTGTTTCGTGAGATAGCCAAAATACTGAATTTAAAATTGGATTTTGTTTCGGAAGAAGAAGAGCAATCGAATTCCGAAGCTGAAGAATATTTTCAATTCCAACGTGGTATTAAATTATTCGGAACCGAATCCAAGTATTTGAAAATGTTAGAAGGTTTTTTTGAAGATTATAAATCGGAAGTCAATTCGAGCATTTCCTTATTTGACGATAAACAAGGGTTAAGGTCTTTTTTGCACAAATTAAAAGGAGTTTCTTCGAATTTAGGGATTTCAAAAATCACTAATCTTTTAACAGATCTTGAGAAAAGACTTGTTTCCGACGAAATACAATTGCAAGACTTAAACCAACTTATCAAAGAATTCAATGATTCGTTTACGAATCTGACCGAGCATATCAGATACCAACCAAACATAAATTATAAAAACGAATCGGATAAACCTCTTTCCGAGGAAGAACATAGATTATTTTTAGAAACATTAGAAGCAAATATTTTCTCTTTGGCAAGAGGATCAATCGGTGAAACACAATGGAACAAATTGGTATCGTTGATTCTGAAAACCAAACACTCCGATTCGATTCCGTATTTGGAAGAAAGAATTTCTCAATTCGACTTTGAATCGACTATCAACGAATTGAATTCCATTAAAGAAATCTACTTAGGATGA
- a CDS encoding HD domain-containing phosphohydrolase, which yields MKGKIQNSSIPKILIVDDEPANLQVLKQILQDEYELLFAKDGARAIELAIQEDPNLILLDVMMPDLTGHEVCKTLKSKPVTKSIPIIFVTAMSEVEDEEIGFNLGAVDYITKPVSPPIVKARVRTHLSLVDINEVKATRLQIVQRLGMASEYKDNETGMHVIRMSHYSQVLALAFGYTTEAAEDILNAAPMHDVGKIGIPDNIIQKPGKLSPEEWEVMKKHPEIGAEIIGDHKSSILKLARTIALTHHEKFDGTGYPYGLKGEKIPIEGRIIAVADVFDALTTVRPYKKAWDIPDAIDFLRKESGTHFDPQLTELFIKAMPEILEIRNKWPEEMASLS from the coding sequence ATGAAGGGAAAAATACAGAATAGTTCCATTCCGAAAATACTAATCGTTGACGATGAACCGGCCAACTTACAGGTATTAAAGCAAATTCTTCAAGATGAATATGAATTATTATTTGCAAAAGACGGAGCCAGAGCGATTGAACTGGCCATACAGGAAGATCCGAACCTTATCTTGCTTGATGTGATGATGCCCGATCTCACAGGGCATGAGGTTTGTAAAACTTTAAAATCAAAGCCTGTTACTAAGTCGATTCCCATTATTTTTGTGACTGCCATGTCGGAAGTGGAAGACGAAGAAATCGGATTCAATTTAGGTGCCGTAGACTATATTACCAAGCCGGTAAGTCCTCCGATTGTAAAAGCAAGAGTTCGAACTCATTTGTCTCTTGTGGATATCAATGAAGTAAAAGCAACCCGTTTGCAAATTGTGCAAAGATTGGGAATGGCATCCGAATATAAAGACAATGAAACGGGAATGCATGTCATTCGTATGAGTCATTATTCTCAGGTTTTAGCGTTAGCTTTCGGTTATACGACCGAAGCCGCCGAAGATATATTAAACGCTGCACCAATGCACGATGTAGGAAAGATCGGAATTCCCGATAATATCATACAAAAGCCGGGAAAACTTTCTCCGGAAGAATGGGAAGTTATGAAAAAACATCCCGAAATCGGTGCAGAGATCATAGGAGATCATAAATCGAGTATTCTTAAACTTGCTAGAACCATTGCACTCACTCATCATGAAAAGTTCGACGGAACCGGTTATCCTTACGGGCTAAAGGGAGAAAAAATCCCGATTGAGGGAAGGATCATTGCGGTGGCCGACGTATTTGATGCTTTAACAACGGTTCGTCCATATAAAAAGGCATGGGATATTCCGGATGCAATTGATTTTTTACGAAAAGAGTCCGGAACTCATTTTGATCCCCAATTGACCGAACTTTTCATCAAAGCGATGCCTGAGATTTTGGAAATTCGGAATAAATGGCCGGAAGAGATGGCGAGTCTATCTTAG
- a CDS encoding PrsW family intramembrane metalloprotease, with protein sequence MITFGLLVVAILPGFVIVQRYYSKDHLQKEPIGVILRSFFWGAALVIPAGFTESFLSTGEAQISASSLAIHYFLVVALTEEVCKYIAIRLYSANHYAFNEHFDGIVYGAAVGGGFATFENIFYVMNHGFAVGILRAFLSVPGHILWGAIIGHWIAKAKMEKTNGIFCFIFGVGISTFLHGGFDFILNFGAAALFGAPVFVLTPLLLVRRYTKTALEKDHLLLNAMEAKEGSEAVERSVIKIGTPIELPKFIISLFRTLLYALSWLFALFSIVLFLFCFYDFYYGEDSNFETWMFSIPALSVFLSISLGVWGKKFSSVSK encoded by the coding sequence ATGATTACATTCGGTCTTTTGGTAGTGGCGATCCTACCCGGATTTGTTATAGTCCAACGCTACTATTCAAAAGACCATTTGCAAAAAGAACCGATCGGAGTCATCTTACGCTCGTTCTTCTGGGGAGCAGCGTTGGTGATCCCCGCCGGATTCACTGAAAGTTTTCTTTCCACTGGTGAAGCCCAAATATCAGCCTCTTCTCTTGCAATCCACTACTTTTTAGTAGTTGCGCTTACGGAAGAAGTGTGCAAGTACATTGCTATTCGTCTTTATTCTGCAAATCATTATGCATTCAACGAACATTTCGACGGAATCGTTTACGGTGCTGCGGTAGGTGGAGGATTTGCCACTTTTGAGAATATTTTTTATGTTATGAATCATGGATTTGCAGTAGGAATTCTTCGTGCCTTTTTATCCGTTCCGGGACACATACTTTGGGGGGCTATAATAGGTCATTGGATTGCGAAAGCAAAGATGGAAAAAACAAATGGAATTTTTTGTTTTATTTTCGGTGTAGGTATCTCTACATTCCTACATGGAGGTTTTGATTTTATTTTAAACTTCGGAGCCGCAGCTTTGTTCGGGGCACCCGTATTCGTATTAACCCCACTTTTGTTAGTTAGACGGTATACGAAAACCGCATTGGAAAAAGATCATTTGTTATTGAATGCAATGGAAGCGAAAGAAGGATCGGAGGCGGTGGAAAGATCCGTAATCAAAATAGGAACACCGATTGAGCTTCCGAAATTCATTATATCACTATTTCGAACGCTACTTTACGCCTTATCCTGGTTATTTGCTCTTTTTTCCATCGTTCTGTTTTTATTTTGTTTTTATGATTTTTATTACGGAGAAGATTCAAACTTTGAAACCTGGATGTTTTCCATCCCGGCTCTTTCCGTATTTTTGAGCATTAGCTTAGGAGTCTGGGGCAAAAAATTTTCATCGGTTTCCAAATGA